A section of the Castanea sativa cultivar Marrone di Chiusa Pesio chromosome 12, ASM4071231v1 genome encodes:
- the LOC142618401 gene encoding anthocyanidin 3-O-glucosyltransferase UFGT-like, producing the protein MSSSSTNNTDPHIAVLAFPFGTHAAPLLTIIHRLATTSPKTHFSFFNTSTSNTKIFPTSKHGGELLNVKACDVWNGVPEGYVHVGKPQEDIELFVKAAPESFRKGIKVAVAELGREVSCLVSDAFFWFAAEMAEEMGVPWVPFWTAGPHSLSAHVYTELIRETIGVGEIEGRENQTLKFIPGMSQIRVRDLPEGVVFGNLESVFSRMLHQMGQKLPLATAVFINSFEELDLTTTNHFKSKFNKFLNIGPFNLVSPQVSQPTSDTSGCLSWLEKRRTATVAYVSFGSVATPPPNELFALAEALEASGVPFIWSLRDNSKVHLPNGFLEKTKVNGLIVPWAPQLDILAHSAVGVFITHCGWNSLLESISGGVPMICRPFFGDQRLNGQLIEAVLEVGLKVEGGILTKNGVISSLDVILYKEKGKKMREKMKALKEFAKEAVGPEGSSARNFESLLQIVSKPKTNAAKE; encoded by the exons ATGTCCTCTTCCTCGACCAATAATACTGACCCTCACATTGCAGTCTTAGCCTTTCCGTTCGGCACTCACGCCGCCCCTCTCCTCACCATCATCCACCGTTTAGCCACTACTTCTCCAAAAACCCACTTCTCATTCTTCAACACCTCAACATCCAACACCAAAATCTTTCCCACGTCCAAACATGGTGGTGAACTGCTTAACGTTAAGGCCTGTGATGTGTGGAATGGTGTGCCTGAGGGCTATGTGCATGTGGGAAAGCCACAGGAAGATATTGAGCTCTTTGTAAAGGCGGCGCCGGAGAGCTTTCGGAAGGGGATAAAGGTGGCGGTGGCAGAGTTGGGGAGGGAGGTGAGTTGCTTGGTCAGTGATGCTTTCTTCTGGTTTGCGGCGGAGATGGCCGAGGAGATGGGTGTGCCTTGGGTGCCATTTTGGACTGCAGGGCCTCACTCACTATCAGCTCACGTGTACACTGAACTCATCAGAGAGACAATTGGAGTTGGAG AAATTGAAGGCCGTGAAAACCAAACTCTCAAATTCATCCCAGGAATGTCCCAAATACGAGTCCGTGACTTGCCTGAAGGAGTAGTTTTTGGGAACCTTGAGTCAGTCTTCTCGCGCATGCTGCACCAGATGGGCCAAAAGCTACCACTAGCAACCGCAGTTTTCATTAACTCCTTTGAAGAATTGGACCTCACCACAACAAATCATTTCAAGTCCAAGTTCAACAAATTTCTTAATATTGGTCCCTTCAACCTAGTATCACCACAAGTTTCACAACCGACTTCAGATACAAGTGGTTGCCTCTCTTGGCTTGAGAAACGTAGGACAGCAACAGTGGCATACGTTAGCTTTGGCTCAGTGGCAACTCCACCTCCAAACGAGCTTTTTGCACTAGCTGAGGCCTTAGAAGCTAGTGGGGTACCATTCATTTGGTCACTTAGGGACAATTCAAAGGTCCATTTGCCGAATGGTTTCctagaaaaaacaaaagtaaatggATTGATTGTACCTTGGGCTCCCCAATTGGACATCCTAGCACATAGTGCAGTTGGAGTGTTTATAACACATTGTGGTTGGAACTCATTGCTTGAGAGTATTTCAGGAGGTGTGCCTATGATTTGTAGGCCATTCTTTGGTGATCAAAGGCTAAATGGACAATTGATAGAGGCCGTGTTGGAAGTGGGCCTGAAAGTTGAGGGTGGGATCCTCACAAAGAATGGAGTGATAAGTAGCTTGGATGtcattttatataaagaaaaagggaagaaaatgaGGGAGAAGATGAAAGCCCTTAAAGAATTTGCTAAAGAAGCAGTCGGACCAGAAGGGAGCTCAGCTCGAAATTTTGAGTCGTTGCTGCAGATAGTATCGAAGCCAAAAACAAATGCAGCAAAGGAATGA